In the genome of Pirellulales bacterium, one region contains:
- a CDS encoding alpha/beta hydrolase has translation MHVCRNQSRGSLRKITSLVVLAAITFVAAERPALVAHADEPEVDYETDVVYGKGGDEELKLDIATPKGLDHPVPAIVLIHGGGWRAGNRQDMKGLTKQAAEHGYVAATISYRFAPKYLFPAQVEDAKCAVRYLRSVASERHIDPDKIGAVGMSAGAHLAMMLGTMDTSDGLEGDGGHADQPSKVQSVVSFVGPCNLVGEFPEMSTQILAGFVGGRPSEKVDVCKQASPITYVNKGDAPMLLFFGTRDPLIPTDQAYQMTSALTNAGIPARVELIVGAGHGWAGKEMEHSVADMWEHFDRSLKGAAAKK, from the coding sequence ATGCACGTCTGTCGCAATCAATCTCGCGGCTCTCTACGCAAGATCACGTCGCTGGTCGTTCTGGCAGCGATCACTTTTGTCGCGGCGGAGCGTCCCGCGCTGGTCGCGCATGCCGACGAACCCGAGGTCGACTACGAGACAGACGTTGTCTATGGCAAAGGGGGCGACGAGGAATTAAAGCTCGACATCGCCACGCCCAAGGGGCTCGATCATCCCGTCCCCGCCATTGTATTGATTCATGGCGGCGGTTGGCGGGCGGGCAATCGTCAGGACATGAAAGGGCTGACGAAGCAAGCTGCCGAGCACGGCTACGTAGCGGCCACGATCAGCTACCGCTTTGCGCCGAAGTATCTCTTTCCCGCGCAAGTCGAGGACGCGAAGTGCGCGGTGCGCTATCTGCGCAGCGTGGCCAGCGAGCGCCACATCGATCCCGACAAGATCGGGGCGGTCGGCATGTCGGCCGGGGCTCACCTGGCAATGATGCTCGGCACGATGGACACGAGCGACGGCCTCGAAGGCGACGGCGGGCACGCCGATCAGCCGAGCAAGGTGCAATCGGTGGTCAGCTTCGTGGGTCCTTGCAACCTGGTCGGCGAATTCCCGGAAATGTCGACCCAAATCCTGGCCGGTTTCGTGGGCGGGAGGCCCAGCGAAAAAGTCGACGTGTGCAAGCAGGCCTCGCCGATCACGTACGTCAACAAGGGGGATGCGCCGATGCTGTTGTTCTTCGGCACGCGCGATCCGCTGATTCCGACCGACCAGGCTTATCAGATGACAAGTGCCCTGACGAACGCCGGCATTCCGGCGCGCGTCGAGCTGATCGTCGGTGCCGGGCATGGCTGGGCCGGCAAGGAAATGGAGCACTCGGTCGCGGACATGTGGGAACATTTCGATCGTTCGCTTAAGGGCGCCGCCGCCAAAAAATAG